The window TATGCTTATTATGTACATTGCATGGCTCATAGGTTGTAATTGGCTTTAGTTACAACATCTAGAGAAGTAAAAGTTGTTCATCAATTCTTTAATCATTTGATTAACATTATCAATATTGTTGTTGGTTCTAGTAAGAGTAATGATGAATTGCAATATGCTCAAGGGGAACAAATTGAGAATATGATTGCTTCTAATAAAATTGAGACTGGAAGAGAAGCAAACCAAATTGGTACTTTGCAACGGGTTGGAGAAACACGTTAGGGATCtcattttcaatctatttgtagtttgaaaaaaattgttcGATGCAACTTGTAAAGTTAACAATACTATCTCTAAGAAAGGGACTAATTATAAACAACATGGTGATGTCGAGGGAGCTTATCAAGTATTAAtatcatttgaatttgttttaattttgcatATGATGAAAGAGATTATGGGAATTACTAATATTCTTCGCCAAGTTTGCAACAACATTTTCAGGATCTTTTAAATGTCAAGCATTTAGTTTCAACTACAAAATCACTTATTCAAAAGTTGAGAGATGATGGATGGGAGCCTTTACTTGCTAGTGTTGTGgacaacatgaaattaatattcCTGATTTAAATGCTCGTTATACTAAAGCTCGAGTTAAATACCATCATGAAGATAAAGCTTTGACAACAATAGAACATCATTTAAGAATTGACATATTTATAGTTGCAATAGACTTTTAATTGCAAGAATTGAATAATAGATTTTGTGAGCTAACGACAGACCTTCTCATTCTTAGTTCAGCATTAAATCCTAAGGATGCTTTTAGATCATTCAAAATTGGTGATATTTGCAATTTGGTTGAAAATTATTATCCTCAAGATTTCACTGAGCATGAAATTTGTCTTTTGAATCGTCAATTGCAATATTATGAGCTTGATGTGACAAAGCATCCAGATTTTCAGAATATGGATACAATATCAGAGCTATTTAGAGGATTAGAAATTTCAGGGAAGTCTAAATTCTATCATTTAATTGATAGACTGATTCGTCTTGTGTTAACTCTTCTAGACAATTTTTGTATGTTCATTAATGTTTAAGATatatcaaaattgaaatttcgTATTCAATAGACTTAtgaattatgtttttatatCAATACTTTGAATCAACCCCccatgttaaaattttttgctatgCCCCTGGCTTGAACCCAGATTTTTTTGTAGTGCTATACTATATACTCCAAAGATATTCATTACTCTTCCAAGAAAGCCATACATTATACCAATGCCACTAAGACCTAAAGAGCATTGCCATGGGAGGAGTCATCTAAATGCAGATTAGATGGGAAAGTTCGACCAACTGCTTCTACACATAGTTGGTGTACTCTATTGCCTTTCACAACACACCAATTTTCCCCTTTTAATACAAAGACATTATGTGGGAAAATTTATCTTGGTTTAAAATCGTATTATTAATTGTTGAGGCAATTGTATTTCAATCTTATCTTATCATTGGATGTATATTATTGTATTTACATGTATAATAATAGTTTGTCGCATATTATCGCTAAACAgtcactattttattttcatgtgATAGTGATACACTTATCACTCGTGTTTTGCTACTCTGTTTTGGGTCTGATTTCTCTTATGGGCCAAAGAGGTGCACTAGTAGCCATTACTCGTCTTTATTCCAAGTTTAAATTTTGGGCTTAACTCCAAAAAACAACCTGGTCTAAGCAAGGCCAACCTTGGTATCTCCAACAATGGATAAAGACTTTCATAAGGAATATGTGAAAGACCTCCAGTATAGTTGCCGAATTATGTTAGTAAAAGACAAATATAGCCTTGCCTTTAACCTAGGTATCTCTAACCTCATTGAGGAAGTAGATGACCAGGTGATGCTCACACTGATCAAGGATAGCTCccaacaaattaaataatttctacCCTTGGAGTGTTATGCTCTTTCATCCCTAGTTGTAGATTCAAAGTTTAAATAGTGCAACTTGGTCCACTCTAGGTTTGTACACGAGTCAAATTGGGTGGGttgagtgaaattttttttggcattggcggattggaaaaaatttcaaaccatcGCCAACCCACCAACCTACAAAAATGGTGGGTCAGTTGAAAATTTGGACAGTTTCAATTTGGTGGATTAGTTTTAGTTTGTATActaaatctcaaaatttattttactatttatgaataaaatttaaaaactatttcCTTTAAATCCTATAAACCATTGAAAGGCttgcaacaaaaatataaactattaaaGTAAATTATAGGAAGTTTCCATAGATCAAAGTACACACATCTTAAGGTATGAATACTGTTTGTttatttagaccccttaaagcaaattgtttaacctaatatattagtcaagtgattacttagattaattatgagatctaggcTAAACAAAGAGAGATCATATCATGTACAAcagcggaaaaataaagaacacactGATATGATTACttaggaaaactaatgaaacgaACCGTCTCAAGGTAAAATCTAAGGAaaatttgacctaactatcctcaaggtaaacaaatccactatgatagAATGGAAGATTACAATAGATTTAACCCCTAAATTTAAAGCTACCTTTTATAGAACTTATTAACACGACCACGTATAGCTCCGACCCCATGGACTATTCTATCTTGGATTTTCCGAGTACAAACTCCCACACTTGTGACTTTGAAATCCtactcaaaggttttagatcaCCATCAGTAGTTGATCTTGtatgcagcaacttctacaacacccgatcttgagtttcttcaaaaaatattaCCGGTAGAAGACTTGAGAAAGCTTTGAGTacaaaaaccctagatctacaattaGAGGTATAAGATGCACTCTACTCTCTATAAAGACCTCTAAAAAATCCAtctagggttagcttataatgtctTTTAAATACTACAAAAAAGGATCGCGATTTGGGTTTCAAATGGATAAGTTATGGGCTTTTTACATTTGCTAATTTTGCTGATCTACAACTTTTGATCAATCAAGAGCAATCATACAGCAATCCAGAACAATCGAGAGAACCAGATTGTATCTCACTTTTTTCACCCTAAACTTGAGTTATTTTGTCTTGGACTTGAGAGTACAACATTCTAACTCAATGagacttaatttttgtcatggTTTATCAACACTACAAACTCAAATCCTAACAAATACTTTCtaacttttttcttaaaagaaaaaaaaaaatgcttattaTATCCATGTCACAATGTATCTTTGCAAATATGTtggaaaattatcaaattttctaCATGCGTAAATCATGGagttaattaaaaagaaaaaaaacttaaatattatTTGAGATGAAGACAAAGATGAATATATATAGGTGGGTTGAGTGGGTCTTGAACTCTTGATGGTTGAAAAAATCAACCCACCACCCAACTCGACTTGACTTGCCACTTTCATAGTTGAACCTGCCAAACctacttataaataaatatcatatcTATGAGGGGTGGTGCGAAGTAGAGAGAGTGGGTAGATTAAGAGAATTGTTACACATAGGGGTGTCCTTGCCTCCCACAGACCCGCCCAACTCGCTTGCATCCGACCCGCTGCCACCAACAGTCGGACGTGGGTTCCGATTTCTCTAACCTAACCCCAGTGGGTCGGTTATCGggttttcatttcaaaacttGTGGAACTCGACTCGAACTGAAGCTTTAACATTTCCGGCGACTATATTAAGCATTCCAGACCAAATCCAGCAAGTTCTCGTCGAGTTTTATCGAGATTTGGTCTAGATCCTTCGAGATCTGGTGAGATCTCGCCATTATCCGACGAAATCTAGGCTAGATCTCAATGGATTTGGCCAAATCTTGCGGGATCCGACCAGATTTCAGCCTTGATGATAAAACCAGAGACCAAGCCGATACAACCCGAAACTAACGAGACCCGAACCGAAAAATCCGACCAGATAGTCCAGGTCGATTTCAGACCATATTTTCACCCACCTGAGTCATTCGGGTCGAGTCcaggttgggcacaaacccgacccgtggacagccctagttACACAAACTAGTCCACTTTCATTCTCACATAAAATGGAGGCAAATGTTGGCTCCAAACATTGggaaaaatactattttagtccctaaactttacaaaaaagttcatttttcatctttaaactttaacaaatctgtttttttgtccctaaactatAAAACAGTTTGTTTTCATCACTAAactattggaaaatattttagtttcgtccttaaactttaaaattttttttttttttttccatccctaAACTAGTGAAAAAAAGCTTGTTTTTCAtccttatttttgtctctaaactattgaaaaaaaaaaactgtttacaaagtttaaagatgaaaaaagaacttttcaaagtttaagaatgaaaaacaaattttggtaatgtgtaaggaccaaaatagtattttatcctAAAAGTTATCTTTTCCAACCTTCTACACTGTAATTTATTAGACTATTTATgcgtattatttaaacaaatcacataattatattagtaaaagttgggcttagaggCCGTGGTTACACCACGTGACTTCACCAAATTGtcgaaattttattaaatttttagatttttaaaaaactaaaaaggaatAGTATACTACCATGACTCtcattcatttttatcattaagtataatttttcttctcctataacttttaagttgataaaaattttaatttgattataatccaaaattttcatctaatccttattttttatgtgaagtGTATTATAATCCAAATTCTTCGTCTAATTCATTTAATCCACATAATTTAGAATCTCTATTCACGATAAGGCCAGTGCTGCAACTTCGCACAGTATCCTTTTAGCTCACCCCCTAGCATTTCGAGCTACTATGATTAGAGGAGTGAAGGTATTTGCGACAACATGTACACCAACATTGAGCTTGACTACTAcaactctttatttatttattaatgacatgTCTTAAAATTGTTAGGATACTAGAAAAGCAATGATGAGGTGCTCAACCGTGGTATGATACTAGGATTGTAGCAATTTTAGGATAGgtcattaataattttttttttttttttaaagaaaagataatTATACTCTCTATCCTTATcttttgatttgagaaaatgACACTCCATTCCAAACATGTCCTAACATTcgtttttcaaaattatctcTACTTTCAAAATGGATTggattgattaaaaaaaaaaaccaagttctaattccttttattttttatttttttgcttataacaacttcttcacaacttaaaattattattttaaatagaaacaacttcttaacaatttttttttgggttgaagttTACCAtggttgaaattttgtttgttggatATATATAGGAACGATTATGGATAATAGTTTTATTATACCATGACTTTTATCTTTAGATTTTCTGGTCACTATAAATAATAAGGCCAAGTTCATgatttatttcattaatattttgaacATCCAAGTATCTatcattttttagagttatttgttatttgtttttctctcaaattcagTCCCTCCTCTTcgcttcaaaaaataaattcccaatttcgtttttttgtttttgtttttgttttttttttttttgtgtttttgttttgttttttgttttttttttttttgggagttttatTGAGGTTCCGAAGCACTCGATCaaaatttattctcaaaaaaaattcttgaaatttatatttacatattttgttttgatagggTGAAATTCAGTGCCTCCCCCCACACTTTCAAAGACAAAAATTCAATTCTTATGTAAGTttatctacttttattttttaatgttttgtaaTTTGGGTTGTTCATAATTCTTAACTATTACATTGAGGTTACCACTTAAATAtggtttcaattatttttattttcaattattgaattcaaggtttttcatttaaatatgcaCTTGAGTTTTAATTATGCAAACTCCCTTTATATTTTTCAGgcatctccttttatattagttgCATAGTTATCTACCATATACTTCAATTAATTTTGAACTTATAtattatctatttaattttaattaatataaaattttttattttttattttcattaatttacaCATGATTCTTAATTAAGCCGTCTATCACAAAGGCATAATACTAATTCATTAAAGAAATCATGTGACCAAACTACATATGAATAGTATCCTTAGTTGGCACATAGTAAGTCAAAACAGGATAGTTTCCAATATGTTAGGAGCTAATCCTTTCCCTCCCCTAAATAGGAACCATTTTGCGGATTTGTTTGCAAACAAAGAGTAtcttttagattatttttttcaatgtaCTGAATCATCCTCCCTTATTATAAGCCAATTATTGGCAATGCCAAGTGTGTTGTTTACCACACTATTTTGTACTTGATCTTTTAGTCATTTAATCCAccaattggggaaaaaaaaattttggtttactGTTAAAAGCTTCGAGTTGTCAAGCACAAGTGCATTGTCAATTTCTCTTCTAGTGGCTATCATTGAGTAAAATTGCCTTTTTGTTCCACATTCCAAATTGAATCCGTTGACTTTGAGAATTTCACCTTTCACTCAAATACAAATGAATCTCGTATCTTCTTTCTTCAGGccaaacaaatgaacaatagcaaagaaaataaataaataaataactaaacgCCCTAACCAATTGAGCAAGGTTTTGGATCGCTCTATATGTTTCCAATATGAAAATAGAgcacaattttataaaaaaaaaattaaaattaaaaattgtttccGGGTGTAAGAAGTCAGACCAATCACCCTTGAAGCAACAAAGGAGTGGTCAAAAGAGCAATAAACTTAATAAAGTATATTAGAATATATTAACGGGTGTCTTTAAGACATACgttagagaaaataaaaatgatctaATCTACATTGGAAACAACAAAATAGTAAAAgtcaataaaattatactatGTATTTTTATGGAAAGTGGTTTGACGGCCTATGAAAATTGgttcttttaaaatttgatcTTAAGGAttgcccttagggcactcgaTGGAGAGAcccgtattttttttttttttggtatctcAAACCTGCAATTTTAAAATAGGAAAAGTAATTTACATTTAGTGCTCAAATGAGCATATCCAGGATTAGAAAACTATGAACTATGGTTGGTAAATGTGTGaaagtttattatttatttgtttattttcatataaagctccttaaaataatataaagtgaCTTCTCTTTACTCTCCGGGGACACTGCTTTGTGAAAAAAGTTGCTGCATATGCAATTGTGCATGCCTATTGCCTAGATAACTCCACAGACTGAAATCATATAGTACTACAATATTCTTAGTTCTGTTCCAAGCCACGCTTCACAAAACAAGATTGATGCACTTTATTGGATCCAGTTTAATAGAACAGGCAGAACGGCAGAACCTTTATTTTGTCATGTTGCAAAAGTGACTTAGATTCAAATCACAGTAAAAAACATCTAAACTTATCAGAATAGACAGTAGCATAGCATGCAAGATTACTGTTATTGTTACTTTGACTTTATAGTTTTGGTGGACTTCATATATTAAGGAGCTTTTGATGGCCTAACAACTCAACAATGGAGCCAACTTCTAGAGATTTATGGTTTAACTGGTacattttggtgttttttttaacAGAAATGTTCACTATTCAAATTGTTTTCTTCCTCAAGAAGCGAATAAAAATACACAATAGAGCCAAGGGTTGGGAAGTTAATGACAATGGAGTGCGATTACATACTGTTTTTTAGTGAACTTTTCACTGTGGCACTACTAACCACtgccaaaaatgacaaaaattaacTCAAGTTATTAATAATAAGACAAAGGTTTCCATTTAATACTCTATTGCATTGGAGCACTAGACTGACATAATTATTAACATATGATCATTTTTAAACACATATCGTATCTGTGTTTGATTTAGTACTCCAAAGCATTAGACACAGACCAAAACCTTTAATAATAGAAACGCTATCGATCAATTAAGCATGAAGATTAAAAGGTGAAAGTACCATGATTTTAAAGGCCCACATAATGATATCAAGCACTCCAGTTTTGACCTTGAGTGGACCCTTACCACCAGTACAACTAACAAATCAAGCACTCTAATTTTTGACCTTGAGCGGACCGCTAACAACCAGTACTACCAATAATAATGATCGACTTCACGCTGTAATGATGCTATTTCGCCTGATTCGATTTCTCACTCAGAAATGGATAATTAGCCCCCAAACAATAACGTAAAGGTGAAGAAGGTCTTgccttagaaaattcaattagtttaaaaaatatttcataattgataaGCTGGCAAGCTGTTTAGTAAATGATAGAGTGATATTAATTGTGGATtcaaatgaaaatcaataaaaccggtcaatttaattattatgaGAATTATTGTTTCTTTAACAAGATTCTATAAAAATAGAATGATTTTTTGTTATTGAGAAATActgaaatgaatgaatttaGCTTCCTTCTTGTGGTTTTGTGCACACGAGAAGACACAGTATATACTAACACATGTTTTAAAATGAACATATGATTAATCTTGTGTCATGTCCTGTGTTCTTACAGGGAAGTCTTCTCATGCCTCTaacatatgtcttaactcttaacaCATATCAATCCATATCCTGTCCGGTACTCCTACCACATAAGGGAAGCCTCTTGCATCTGCCGACGATCCGCATGGTAAACAATAATATCTTGTTAGGTCTAGTGCTCCGAAACAACTAGAATAGTCTAGCTAGTTTACCTTTAAAAATTAGTTGCCTTTTTCGTGTTTACAACGTGTCCGAGGTTTTCCCTTTTCAATGTACACTAGTAACCCTGGGTACTTGCAGTGTACATTATTCAAAAGCTACAATAAAATCACATACgcataataaaatcaaacacTTTTGATGTAATTTTAAAGGTAAACTAGCTTCGTTACGAATTAAATATGGTCCACATACATGAACAAACTAGATGAATCCAACAAGTTAGTATGTATTTTGTGCAGAAAAGGAGATTGAGATTTGTCTTTAATGATTAGAAAGAAGTCACTTTGTGTTCCAGCTGCACAATGAAATCCTTTTTGCTTCACGAGAAAGCAGAGATAATAGTTGCAAATCTCTGCTACAATGAAAGCTCAACGAATGGGCGTCTACCAAGGCTAAAGACTAAAGAGCAAATGCTAACAAAGTAAAACTTGTCCATACATTGGATAGCCCTCTTTATGAAAGCTCAACTAATGGGCGCCTACTAAGGCTAAAGACTAAAGAGAAAATGCTAACAAAGTAGAACTTGTCCATACATTGGATAGTCCTCTTTGGactaaaaatttaatactttCTTACATTTTTTGCCTTAGAATGAAGATTTAAAGTGCCGTGGATCTAATTGATTTCCACTTTTGATAGGCATGCACAAGTTATTTCTGTATATGATCTCCTAAATCCATTGATTTGGCATTAAGgaagaaaaatcaaacataCACGTATGTATGTACCTATGGTATAGTATGGGTTAAAAAGGCTATCTTAACCTTCATAAAGTTTGGTTCTTTTGGCCCCATTGCTTGACCAGAAAATCAATACAAGGTTGCTTTTATTTAGCTCTCAGCCAAAAGgctttttataatttattagaaCTAGAATTGTAAACATATAGTAttaagtaaaatataaaacGTATACACAATAGATATCAAAGGAGTGACTATAATCATGACTAATTCCAAACCTAAACGTGACACACTAATCTGTTGTAGCCATACCTGGACTGATAATAATGCCATACACGTTTCTCCATCAAAACCTAAACTTGCAAATTAATCAGGTAAGCAAAGTTTTTGGCATGCACCTCATTGCGCCTCATAATATCATTATGTTTTCACGTAATCATAattccaacaaaaaagaaatacaagagGGTATAATATATCGGTAAATTGAATAATCATTAGCTCTCATTTCTAAGCTCACATTCCTATCTTGTGGGATGAAAATGTAAATCTATGAAAACTTTCTGAAGCAAAGTAtcaatatcttcttctttttttctttttctttttttctttttaatttaagcAAAACCCAGATACATGTGCAGTATAACACATGCCGCACAAGTCTTATCCCTTATCTTCTTATTATTCCACAAGTAGGCAGATCTCGCTTTCTCATTTTAACCAGTACAATTGTAATAGCATTACTGATAACAAGGTTCATGATGATTAGTGATTATAATCATCATTAGACAAAGCTACAAGTGCAGGTCAAACTAATGATGAGAGCATGTGGCTCCACAATAAGAACTAGTAGTGCAGCTATAACTCACATCAGCATCACCGAAAGGAACCACTGTGGTGTTAAGGGGGGTGGTGGGGCACTATTAAAACTTTCATGCttctgcatagcaattacaaatgagtaaaaataaataataaaaaaaattgttccatAATAAGTGGGGAGAGGTGTAGTCCTCTAATACTCATGATAAGCATGGTAGGGAACAGGTTCCATGCCTATAACGATATTATGGGCAAAAGGGTATTGCTTTTTCATGTCTGAATTTGCTAGATTTACTAAACAATGTGAAGTACATTGTATGGTGGATGCGGCAATGCCATGCTAATCATTGTCGATTATGGCCTGcctttaattattatttcataCCAATGACATTCACACTCCACTCCGTACACACATGGCGTGTACATGGTCTTAAAGAATGTCCACATTTTACCCATGGTGTTACGGAGTGTGGAAGTTTGTTATGTGAAACGATCATGGTACTTTAAGAAAATGttattcttccaaaaaaaagtaattgattgGCCACAGAACAATTTGGTGGCATTTTTCAAAGAcgaataaaaattttcatactAGAGGATGaatcaagaaaaaattttgagatatgTGAGAGGAGTTTCCGCAAGGCTTCTTGCAGTACCCATGTGAACAATCAAAATTGATAGATGGATTAATGTGTACTTGACCTCCACCGAAAGATGACTTACCATGCTAATTGATAAGTCACATTGACTTTGGATCATCAAACATTTCAAAGGTCTTTCACAAAAGAAATGTTCCAACTTGACTTATGTGTTCTTCGCATCATTCACTTTGAAATGTTGTGATTCTTTTGAacaatttcttctctctctctctctcttaaggTATTTAAATTCAGTTCGGTTTGGCATTATAAAAGAAGTTAAAttatactaaataataaataaataaaactaacttTTTTGAGTTCACTATCATATTcttaagatttttaattttttattataatcgtTACAATAAATTATGAAGATGAATTCATCAGGGAGCATCAAACTTTAATCGAGAGAGCTTGCTTAGTTACAACTAAGAGCTGTATGGTTTCGTAGGGgagaaaatgtgaaaacttCTCTTACTGTGTAGGTATTACATTCATCCTaattttgttcaactgttctaagaattttttttatgctttctgTGGAAGCCTGTTCACCCTACTCATGTATTTATCAATTTTCCCTAAACTTATTTAAACTGAGGTGGAAAAAGCCAGTGAAGATCggcccaataaaaaaattgaataaaatcgACTAAAATCATTGGATCAGACAGTTTTTTACTGCTAGATTTTTGGACTGCATCAATTTCCTTCTTTCAGTATTGGACCTACTTTAAAGTAATTGGCCCCAACACAAAGACTCCatcttttaggaaaaaatatgtaaatataaaaaatttctttggtaACTAATCCAAATCAGAGGTTAATCTTGCCTTTTCGTGTTTCTTTTTTACCAATCACTGCTCTATAAATCAAGAGGGAACCCCAGCCAAATTCACCACACACACCccaccatctctctctctctctcacacacacacacacgcatagACACAAATCTTTTGATATCCTCAAGTGAGTGGAAAATGAAGGCATCATACATTGCAGTAGTGTGCACTCTGCTGGTGCTGCTCCTAGCCAAAACACAAGTAATAATGGCAGTAACATGCAATCCAACACAGCTGAGCCCTTGTGTGAGTGCAATCACATCTGCAAGTCCACCATCTACACTGTGCTGCAGTAAGATCAAGGAACAGAAACCCTGCCTCTGCCAGTACCTCAAGAACCCCAACCTcaaaaaatttgtcaactcCCCCAATGCCAGGAAAGTTGCAAACACTTGTGGAACTCCCTTTCCCAAGTGCTAGATGACTAAAACATTCATGGTGGGACTATTTCTCTATCCTATATGCATCATGCTGCTTTGATGCATAATTGTCAAGGGTGGAGATTAGAGAGTTTATTTATGTTAAAGTTGGTGTGGTCTATCGTATATCGTAATATGTTGTTAGTAGCACTAGTTGTGATGGAAATAATGTTGGGGTCGTGTGCACATGTTCCCACATTTAGTCTGTTGAGTGGTTTGTCATATACTAGTTGTTGCAAGGCCACTAATGCATTATCAAAATCAATGTTGAACTTGAGCttttactctctttctctctctctctcacacatggAGCATGCTACAcagtattttactatttttattatggaaGAAGGGGAGGAATATGGATTAAAGTCACATTTATATgcatatgaaataaataaataaataaaactggAAACACACTTTTGCAATTTGTTCGGGTTAGAAGACCAACTGTATTGTAATATCTTCCTAAATTTAATGGAGCACATAAGCAAAATTTCCAATCATAACTTAGATTATCGAGGACAGATGAGCTTTCATGGAAGTTGAATCTAGTAGGCTACAAGGACCACAACAGGGGATTTTATTTCACAATGTGGCTTTATGTCACCAGCTGATGTTGATTATTTGGAAGTTCTGATGCTATAGAAAAGTACCTCCtttttgtgatatatatatatatatatatattgtaatccTATGTGCGGAGTCTCAATTCCAGTGCATCTGCATAGCTCGATTGAATTGGCCAACATAATTATTAGCCAGCATAGTACAGTGAATTAACATTGTCATCAATTTCGCAACATAGTGCAAGTAGCTCAGCAGtcaaaaatgtttccaaaatgGAATCTCTTACACTAACAACA of the Quercus robur chromosome 10, dhQueRobu3.1, whole genome shotgun sequence genome contains:
- the LOC126702722 gene encoding non-specific lipid-transfer protein 2-like, whose product is MKASYIAVVCTLLVLLLAKTQVIMAVTCNPTQLSPCVSAITSASPPSTLCCSKIKEQKPCLCQYLKNPNLKKFVNSPNARKVANTCGTPFPKC